The Tenebrio molitor chromosome 5, icTenMoli1.1, whole genome shotgun sequence genome has a segment encoding these proteins:
- the LOC138130106 gene encoding sodium/potassium-transporting ATPase subunit beta-1-like isoform X1 yields MAAKDSENGVKGFQFRKATNTTKWENFQNAIYNPSTKEFLGRTGSNWGKLLLFYSVFYVVLAALFAICMQGLLATLDNTEPKWKLDSSFIGTNPGLGFRPISSNTDEGSLIWYDPKNETTVAKWVDLIDEFLAPYMKDQNGDNFENCDFDKPANESKVCQVDLKDFGDCSRQNSYGYKSASPCVFLKLNKIYGWVPEYYTNATDEMKEYDSDFARMVDTKGSDRQIWLSCSGEKPVDRENSRDFKYFPSQGFPSFYFPYTNTKNYLSPLVAVQVLNPTPNVIISIECRAWAANMKYKGGDRDREGSVHFEILRD; encoded by the exons ATGGCTGCTAAAGATAGTGAAAATGGCGTAAAAGGATTCCAATTTCGTAAAGCTACAAACACAACCAAAtgggaaaattttcaaaatgcaaTTTATAATCCTTCGACCAAAGAATTTCTTGGAAGAACGGGAAGCAACTGGG GCAAACTTCTACTGTTTTACTCAGTATTTTACGTGGTATTAGCAGCACTATTTGCCATCTGCATGCAAGGTCTTTTAGCAACACTAGATAATACGGAACCTAAATGGAAACTAGATAGTAGTTTCATAGGTACGAATCCAGGATTAGGTTTTAGGCCCATATCGTCAAACACGGACGAAGGATCGTTGATTTGGTATGATcctaaaaatgaaacaactgTTGCAAAATGGGTGGATCTGATCGACGAGTTTTTAGCAC CCTACATGAAAGACCAAAACGGTGACAATTTTGAGAACTGTGATTTCGACAAACCTGCAAATGAAAGTAAAGTGTGTCAGGTTGACTTGAAAGATTTTGGGGATTGTTCGAGACAAAATTCTTATGGATATAAAAGCGCTTCGCCGTGTGTTTTCCTAAAACTTAACAAA aTATATGGTTGGGTTCCTGAATATTATACGAATGCTACCGACGAAATGAAAGAATATGACAGTGATTTTGCTAGAATGGTAGACACA AAAGGTAGTGATCGTCAGATCTGGCTTAGTTGTTCAGGAGAAAAGCCTGTGGATAGGGAAAATTCCAgagattttaaatatttcccaAGCCAAGGATTTCCTTCATTCTATTTTCCTTATACTAACACGAAGAATTACTTAAGCCCGCTTGTTGCTGTACAGGTTTTAAATCCTACAC cAAACGTAATTATTAGTATAGAGTGCCGCGCTTGGGCGGCAAATATGAAATATAAAGGGGGCGATCGTGACCGGGAAGGATCcgttcattttgaaattttacgagattaa
- the LOC138130106 gene encoding sodium/potassium-transporting ATPase subunit beta-1-like isoform X2, with product MANTFIYHVKNNVINKTSFKRSIRHEVDKSGKLLLFYSVFYVVLAALFAICMQGLLATLDNTEPKWKLDSSFIGTNPGLGFRPISSNTDEGSLIWYDPKNETTVAKWVDLIDEFLAPYMKDQNGDNFENCDFDKPANESKVCQVDLKDFGDCSRQNSYGYKSASPCVFLKLNKIYGWVPEYYTNATDEMKEYDSDFARMVDTKGSDRQIWLSCSGEKPVDRENSRDFKYFPSQGFPSFYFPYTNTKNYLSPLVAVQVLNPTPNVIISIECRAWAANMKYKGGDRDREGSVHFEILRD from the exons ATGgcaaatacatttatttatcatgTTAAGAACAacgttattaataaaacctctTTTAAACGATCAATAAGGCACGAGGTAGATAAATCAG GCAAACTTCTACTGTTTTACTCAGTATTTTACGTGGTATTAGCAGCACTATTTGCCATCTGCATGCAAGGTCTTTTAGCAACACTAGATAATACGGAACCTAAATGGAAACTAGATAGTAGTTTCATAGGTACGAATCCAGGATTAGGTTTTAGGCCCATATCGTCAAACACGGACGAAGGATCGTTGATTTGGTATGATcctaaaaatgaaacaactgTTGCAAAATGGGTGGATCTGATCGACGAGTTTTTAGCAC CCTACATGAAAGACCAAAACGGTGACAATTTTGAGAACTGTGATTTCGACAAACCTGCAAATGAAAGTAAAGTGTGTCAGGTTGACTTGAAAGATTTTGGGGATTGTTCGAGACAAAATTCTTATGGATATAAAAGCGCTTCGCCGTGTGTTTTCCTAAAACTTAACAAA aTATATGGTTGGGTTCCTGAATATTATACGAATGCTACCGACGAAATGAAAGAATATGACAGTGATTTTGCTAGAATGGTAGACACA AAAGGTAGTGATCGTCAGATCTGGCTTAGTTGTTCAGGAGAAAAGCCTGTGGATAGGGAAAATTCCAgagattttaaatatttcccaAGCCAAGGATTTCCTTCATTCTATTTTCCTTATACTAACACGAAGAATTACTTAAGCCCGCTTGTTGCTGTACAGGTTTTAAATCCTACAC cAAACGTAATTATTAGTATAGAGTGCCGCGCTTGGGCGGCAAATATGAAATATAAAGGGGGCGATCGTGACCGGGAAGGATCcgttcattttgaaattttacgagattaa
- the LOC138130099 gene encoding uncharacterized protein isoform X1: MAVKSDCIPEFLPGKPNQSSVKWVDKIDQLARVNKWDENTTIQLMQNRLTGLARTWYDNLTTYTHTWDEWKALLVKTFPDHHDFAATLRQLLNREKQFHESMTQYYFGKMNLLQACNITGKHAVSCLIDGLSDRTLRNGAKAGCYETPEELYTEYLSTLVAEVADNETKVANRRGKGFDRRRLGTKMSPSTNKRNDSDSTEKRILRCYNCHEPGHVAGKCPKPRVECGNCKLLGHEAGKCRRHKTSGPSVRLLCPSDTQDCYFVGCAINGKPLKGYIDTGCSIVTLRKTTAIELQFEQRPSTQLIRGYAGGVTPALGEAEVTLTVDLITAKVTASIVEDRVQSVPVIIGQTILNRAGVTMVLRDNQIRLFDKHLAALPGLDDLPSRKVALRSKEDVVIPSHMIGFIEDYSPETYDGDVYVEATTRQQPNHEYSIPGCITSTGGVISVRNAADSNLVFSRGQLLVRGLPCKLESSTNELCCAVTPRGRGQMERGRAVSAIYRSACTAPRIFETQDEGQRQCMGLQYRKREQGKQCELRRLRR, translated from the exons ATGGCGGTCAAAAGCGATTGCATTCCGGAATTTTTGCCCGGTAAACCTAACCAATCTTCGGTAAAATGGGTAGATAAGATTGATCAATTGGCTAGAGTCAACAAGTGGGATGAGAATACCACAATACAATTAATGCAGAATCGGTTGACAGGACTAGCACGTACATGGTACGATAATTTGACGACATACACCCACACGTGGGACGAGTGGAAAGCGTTATTAGTCAAAACGTTTCCCGATCATCATGATTTTGCTGCTACGTTACGACAGCTTCTCAATAGAGAAAAACAATTCCACGAAAGCATGACGcaatattattttggaaaaatgaatttattacaGGCCTGCAACATCACAGGCAAACACGCAGTTTCTTGTCTCATTGACGGATTAAGTGATCGCACGCTCCGAAACGGGGCTAAAGCGGGATGTTATGAAACCCCTGAAGAGTTGTACACTGAATATCTTTCCACATTAGTCGCGGAAGTCGCAGATAACGAAACGAAAGTTGCCAATAGGCGAGGCAAAGGTTTTGATCGTAGGAGGTTGGGAACCAAAATGAGCCCGAGTACGAATAAACGGAATGATAGCGATTCAACAGAGAAACGAATACTCCGGTGTTATAATTGCCACGAACCCGGACACGTTGCGGGTAAATGTCCCAAACCAAGAGTCGAGTGTGGCAACTGCAAATTACTAGGTCACGAAGCTGGCAAATGTAGACGACACAAGACGTCAGGTCCTAGTGTAAGGCTGCTGTGCCCCAGCGACACTCAGGATTGCTATTTTGTTGGGTGTGCAATAAATGGCAAACCCCTGAAAGGGTACATTGACACAGGTTGTAGTATTGTAACGCTTCGTAAGACAACCGCTATAGAACTACAGTTTGAGCAAAGACCATCAACACAGCTTATCAGAGGTTATGCAGGAGGAGTTACACCCGCGTTGGGGGAAGCAGAAGTTACATTAACGGTGGACCTCATCACGGCCAAAGTGACAGCAAGTATTGTCGAAGATCGCGTGCAAAGTGTGCCGGTTATTATCGggcaaacaattttaaatcgtGCCGGTGTAACCATGGTGTTGCGCGATAATCAAATCAGACTCTTCGACAAACATTTGGCTGCTTTACCAGGGTTAGACGACCTACCCTCGCGAAAAGTTGCCTTGAGGTCAAAGGAGGACGTAGTAATTCCCTCACATATGATTGGATTCATCGAGGACTACAGCCCGGAGACCTACGATGGTGACGTCTACGTAGAAGCCACTACGAGGCAACAGCCGAACCACGAGTACAGCATCCCAGGCTGCATTACGTCCACAGGAGGAGTGATCTCGGTCCGCAATGCAGCAGATAGCAACTTGGTATTCAGTCGAGGGCAATTGTTGGTTCGAGGACTTCCATGTAAGTTGGAGAGCTCTACAAACGAG CTATGCTGTGCTGTAACTCCACGAGGACGTGGGCAAATGGAGCGTGGCCGAGCTGTTAGCGCCATTTACCGGTCAGCCTGTACAGCACCGCGGATATTCGAAACCCAAGACGAAGGTCAACGCCAATGCATGGGTTTGCAATATCGAAAACGGGAACAGGGGAAGCAGTGCGAATTGAGACGCTTGAGACGTTAG
- the LOC138130099 gene encoding uncharacterized protein isoform X2, with translation MAVKSDCIPEFLPGKPNQSSVKWVDKIDQLARVNKWDENTTIQLMQNRLTGLARTWYDNLTTYTHTWDEWKALLVKTFPDHHDFAATLRQLLNREKQFHESMTQYYFGKMNLLQACNITGKHAVSCLIDGLSDRTLRNGAKAGCYETPEELYTEYLSTLVAEVADNETKVANRRGKGFDRRRLGTKMSPSTNKRNDSDSTEKRILRCYNCHEPGHVAGKCPKPRVECGNCKLLGHEAGKCRRHKTSGPSVRLLCPSDTQDCYFVGCAINGKPLKGYIDTGCSIVTLRKTTAIELQFEQRPSTQLIRGYAGGVTPALGEAEVTLTVDLITAKVTASIVEDRVQSVPVIIGQTILNRAGVTMVLRDNQIRLFDKHLAALPGLDDLPSRKVALRSKEDVVIPSHMIGFIEDYSPETYDGDVYVEATTRQQPNHEYSIPGCITSTGGVISVRNAADSNLVFSRGQLLVRGLPSMLCCNSTRTWANGAWPSC, from the exons ATGGCGGTCAAAAGCGATTGCATTCCGGAATTTTTGCCCGGTAAACCTAACCAATCTTCGGTAAAATGGGTAGATAAGATTGATCAATTGGCTAGAGTCAACAAGTGGGATGAGAATACCACAATACAATTAATGCAGAATCGGTTGACAGGACTAGCACGTACATGGTACGATAATTTGACGACATACACCCACACGTGGGACGAGTGGAAAGCGTTATTAGTCAAAACGTTTCCCGATCATCATGATTTTGCTGCTACGTTACGACAGCTTCTCAATAGAGAAAAACAATTCCACGAAAGCATGACGcaatattattttggaaaaatgaatttattacaGGCCTGCAACATCACAGGCAAACACGCAGTTTCTTGTCTCATTGACGGATTAAGTGATCGCACGCTCCGAAACGGGGCTAAAGCGGGATGTTATGAAACCCCTGAAGAGTTGTACACTGAATATCTTTCCACATTAGTCGCGGAAGTCGCAGATAACGAAACGAAAGTTGCCAATAGGCGAGGCAAAGGTTTTGATCGTAGGAGGTTGGGAACCAAAATGAGCCCGAGTACGAATAAACGGAATGATAGCGATTCAACAGAGAAACGAATACTCCGGTGTTATAATTGCCACGAACCCGGACACGTTGCGGGTAAATGTCCCAAACCAAGAGTCGAGTGTGGCAACTGCAAATTACTAGGTCACGAAGCTGGCAAATGTAGACGACACAAGACGTCAGGTCCTAGTGTAAGGCTGCTGTGCCCCAGCGACACTCAGGATTGCTATTTTGTTGGGTGTGCAATAAATGGCAAACCCCTGAAAGGGTACATTGACACAGGTTGTAGTATTGTAACGCTTCGTAAGACAACCGCTATAGAACTACAGTTTGAGCAAAGACCATCAACACAGCTTATCAGAGGTTATGCAGGAGGAGTTACACCCGCGTTGGGGGAAGCAGAAGTTACATTAACGGTGGACCTCATCACGGCCAAAGTGACAGCAAGTATTGTCGAAGATCGCGTGCAAAGTGTGCCGGTTATTATCGggcaaacaattttaaatcgtGCCGGTGTAACCATGGTGTTGCGCGATAATCAAATCAGACTCTTCGACAAACATTTGGCTGCTTTACCAGGGTTAGACGACCTACCCTCGCGAAAAGTTGCCTTGAGGTCAAAGGAGGACGTAGTAATTCCCTCACATATGATTGGATTCATCGAGGACTACAGCCCGGAGACCTACGATGGTGACGTCTACGTAGAAGCCACTACGAGGCAACAGCCGAACCACGAGTACAGCATCCCAGGCTGCATTACGTCCACAGGAGGAGTGATCTCGGTCCGCAATGCAGCAGATAGCAACTTGGTATTCAGTCGAGGGCAATTGTTGGTTCGAGGACTTCCAT CTATGCTGTGCTGTAACTCCACGAGGACGTGGGCAAATGGAGCGTGGCCGAGCTGTTAG
- the LOC138130104 gene encoding ceramide phosphoethanolamine synthase-like, producing the protein MSEPPVMEWTVSDTEVWLRKEGFDETVIKILCHQNQLNGKCLLVLNEHDFATEPLSTLTLRDRKCLYISCKSLQRDNQNILLDMGLLEIPSVNLYAPQPHFSKNECSEYSESERVSPPISEDGRIHRLPAEKTKAFLSFCYVVVVTWITAFVMVIVHDRVPDMKKYPPLPDIFLDNVPHIPWAFDMCEVTGTFLFSIWLVVLLFHKHRFILMRRFFALSGTVFLLRCVTMLITSLSVPGAHLQCTPRNYTAQSSSVFGDLATKLSQAYVIWRGAGMSIQGVRTCGDYMFSGHTVALTMLNFFITEYTPRHIYYLHTLSWMMNMFGIFFILAAHEHYSIDVFVAFYISSRLFLYYHTLSNNQALMQRDSTRTKVWFPLFSYFESSVDGIVPNEYETPSEIICNLLGFLKSKLTFIKDLQTCISAKSGENLNSNHVMDTVCENKTKQS; encoded by the exons ATGTCGGAGCCTCCGGTGATGGAGTGGACTGTGAGTGACACAGAAGTGTGGTTAAGAAAAGAAGGTTTTGACGAAaccgttattaaaatattatgccATCAAAATCAACTGAACGGTAAATGTCTTCTTGTCTTGAACGAACATGACTTCGCCACAGAACCCCTCAGCACCCTCACATTGAGAGATAGGAAATGCCTTTATATATCATGCAAATCTCTGCAAAGGGACaaccaaaatattttactaGATATGGGCCTGCTCGAAATTCCTAGCGTAAATTTATATGCTCCACAGCCTCATTTTAGTAAAAATGAGTGCAGTGAATATAGTGAATCTGAAAGGGTTTCACCACCAATTTCAGAAGATGGTCGGATACATAGACTGCCAGCAGAAAAGACCAAAGCATTTCTTAGTTTTTGTTATGTAGTAGTAGTTACATGGATTACTGCATTTGTGATGGTAATAGTACATGATAGAGTCCCTGATATGAAGAAATATCCTCCACTTCCTGATATCTTTTTGGATAATGTTCCTCATATACCATGGGCTTTTGATATGTGTGAAGTAACaggaacatttttgttttccatTTGGTTAGTTGTACTCTTGTTCCATAAACACAG GTTTATATTGATGCGTAGATTCTTCGCTCTTTCCGGAACGGTTTTCCTTCTCCGTTGTGTCACTATGCTCATAACATCTCTAAGTGTACCTGGTGCCCATCTTCAATGCACTCCCCGCAACTATACCGCCCAAAGTTCGTCAGTTTTCGGTGATTTGGCCACCAAATTATCGCAGGCTTATGTTATATGGAGGGGTGCCGGAATGTCAATACAAGGAGTTCGAACTTGTGGCGATTACATGTTTAGCGGTCATACAGTAGCTCtaacgatgctaaatttttttattactgaaT ATACACCAAGGCATATTTATTATCTCCACACTCTATCTTGGATGATGAACATGTTcggaatattttttatattagcCGCTCACGAACACTACTCGATTGACGTTTTCGTAGCCTTCTACATCAGTAGTCGTTTGTTTTTGTACTATCATACGTTATCTAACAACCAGGCGCTTATGCAGAGGGATTCCACAAGAACCAAAGTATGGTTTCCATTATTTTCGTACTTTGAGTCGAGCGTCGACGGTATCGTACCTAATGAATATGAAACACCAAGCGAAATAATCTGCAATTTATTGGGTTTCTTAAAAAGCAAACTTACTTTTATAAAAGATCTGCAAACGTGCATTTCGGCAAAGAGCGGCGAAAATCTAAATTCAAATCATGTGATGGATACAGTTTGTGAAAACAAAACCAAGCAGTCttga